Below is a genomic region from Rhizobium sp. 9140.
ATCAAGTCCTACATGATTGCCTTCCTGTTGCTGCAGGTCGTCATGACCGGCGTGTTCGTCTCGCTGGATATCGTTCTCTTCTACGTGTTCTTCGAAGCGACCCTGATCCCGATGTTCGTCATTATCGGCGTCTGGGGCGGCAAGGAGCGCGTTTATGCGAGCTACAAGTTCTTCCTCTACACGTTGTTCGGCTCGGTGCTGATGATGCTCGCCATCATGGCGATGTACTGGCAGACCGGCACAACTGACATGGTCGAACTTCTGAAGGCCGGCTTCCCCGCTGGTATGCAGACCTGGCTCTGGCTCGCCTGCTTTGCGGCCTTCGCCGTGAAGATGCCGATGTGGCCCGTGCACACCTGGTTGCCGGATGCGCACGTTCAGGCGCCGACGGCTGGTTCCGTTATCCTTGCCGGTGTCATGTTGAAACTCGGCGGCTATGGCATGGTCCGCATCTCGCTCGGCATGTTCCCGCTCGCATCCGATCAGTTTGCGCCGCTGGTCTTCACCCTGTCCGTCGTCGCCATCATCTACACTTCGCTGGTCGCGATGATGCAGCAGGACATCAAGAAGCTGATTGCTTACTCCTCGGTCGCCCATATGGGCTATGTGACGATGGGCATCTTTGCGGCCAATGTGCAGGGCGTGCAAGGTGCGATCTTTCAGATGCTGTCGCACGGCATCGTTTCCTCCGCGCTCTTCCTCTGCGTCGGCGTAGTCTACGATCGTCTACATACCCGCGAGATCTCGGCCTATGGTGGGCTCGTCAACAACATGCCGAAATACGCCGTGATCTTCATGATCTTCACCATGGCGAATGTCGGCCTTCCCGGCACCTCCGGCTTTGTCGGGGAAATCACGACCCTGCTCGGCGCCTTCCAGGCAAACACCTGGGTCGCTTTCTTCGCCACGACCGGCGTCATTCTCTCGGCCTGCTACGCGCTGTGGCTTTATCGCCGCGTGATGTTCGGTGCGCTTGAGAAGGAAAAGCTGAAGGCTCTGCTCGACCTGTCGCCGCGCGAAAAGGTGATCCTCTACCCGCTCGCGGTGCTCACTATCTTCTTCGGCGTCTATCCGGCGCCTGTCTTCGATGCCACGGCGGCTTCCGTCGATGTGCTGGTCAATAACTACACGACCGCCGTTCAGGCAGCGCAGTCCCTTGCGCTCTCGGCAAACTGACGACGGGGCGAGAGAAACATGAACGCTGATATTCTGATCGCTAGTCTCCATCTGTCGCTTCCGGAAGTGACGCTCGCCATCGGTGCGCTCGCGCTCCTGATGATCGGCGTCTTCACGGGGGAACGGTCCTCCGGTCTCGTTACCTGGCTAGCGATCGCGCTCTTGGTCGTTGCGGGCGTTCTGCTGGCGAACACGGGCGACGGCGTCGCCTATAACGGCGCCTTCGTCGCCGATCCCTTCGCCCGCTTCATGAAGATGCTGACCCTGTTCGCATCCATCGTCGCGCTCTTCCTGTCGGCAGGGCAGGCGAAGATCTTCGGTCTCGACCGGTTCGAATATCCGGTTCTCGTGGTTCTCGCGACTCTCGGCATGTTGCTGATGATTTCGGCCAACGACATGATGTCGCTCTACATGGCGTTGGAACTACAGTCGCTCGCAGCCTATGTCGTCGCTGCCATGAACCGGGACGATCTGCGTTCGACCGAAGCCGGCCTAAAATACTTCGTCCTCGGTGCGCTCTCCTCCGGCATGCTGCTCTACGGCATGTCGCTGGTCTACGGCTTCACCGGCCACACCGGCTTCGTGGAAATCGCAACGGCACTGACGGCGGATGGCCGCTCGCTCGGCCTTGTCTTCGGCCTTGTGTTCGTGCTTGCCGGTGTCGCCTTCAAGATCTCGGCCGTGCCGTTCCACATGTGGACGCCGGACGTCTACGAAGGTGCGCCGACGCCGGTTACCGCCTTCTTCGCCGGCGCCCCGAAGATTGCCGCGATCGCTATGCTGGTGCGCGTCGTCATCACCGCGTTCGAGCCCATCCAGCTCGACTGGCAGCAGATCATCGTCTTCATCTCCATCGCCTCCATGGTGCTCGGCTCGTTTGCCGCCATCGGCCAGAAGAACCTGAAGCGCCTGATGGCTTATTCCTCCATCGGCCACATGGGCTATGCGCTGGTCGGCCTGTCCGCCGGTTCCATGGCGGGCGTGCGCGGTGTCGTTCTCTATATGCTGATCTACATGGTCATGACGCTCGGCACCTTCGCGTGCATCCTCGCCATGCGCCGCAAGGAAGGTCACCACGTCGAGCAGGTTGACGATCTCGCTGGCCTGTCGCAGACGAACCCCTTCATGGCCGTTGTGCTGACGATCCTGATGTTTTCGCTCGCCGGCATTCCGCCGTTGGCCGGTTTCTTCGCCAAATACTTCGTGTTCATGGCGGCGATCGAAGCCAAGCTCTATGCGCTTGCCGTCATCGGCGTTCTCGCCTCCGTCGTTGGTGCCTACTACTATCTGCGCGTCATCAAGCTGATGTGGTTCGATGAGCCGGCCGGCGAGTTCGCCCGCCCGTCCGGTTCGCTGAAGCTGGTCTATGGCCTCTCCGGACTCTTCATCGTCGGCTATGTTATCGTCGGCGGACCGATCGGTGCAGCGGCCGAGGCTGCTGCCCGGACATTCTTTTGAGCGGCCAGAGCCGGCTCACCCGCATGTCCGTTGACGACTTCCGCCACGTCGCCCTGAACGAGGTGGGCTCCACCAACACCGAGTGCCTTGCGCGTGCGCGCGCAGGCGATCCGGGGAACCTCTGGATCACAGCCGGCCGGCAGACCGATGGTCGCGGCCGGCGTGGTCGTGCCTGGAGTTCGGAACCCGGCAATCTCTATTCCTCACTGCTCCTGATCGACCCCGCGCCGCTGGAGATGATCCAGTCGCTACCGCTTGCGGTCGCCGTGGCCGTTCGCAATGCGATGCAGGCCGTCCTGCCAGCAGGCGCACGGGCTGCGGAGATCAAGTGGCCGAACGACATCCTGATCGGCGGGCAGAAGACCTGCGGCATTCTGCTCGAAGGCGAACGTCTTACGGATGGGCGATATGCTCTGGTGATCGGCTGCGGCATCAACGTCGTCAGCGCGCCGGACCACGGTCTTTATCCGCTGACCTATCTGCGCAGCGAAGGGTCTTCCGCCTCGCCGCAGGAACTCTTCGCACATCTTTTCATGACCATGGCCGAAACGCTCGGCATCTGGAATGGCGGTCTCGGGATCGGCGACATCATCGCGCGCTGGCGGCAGCATGCCGTGGGCATCGGTCGTCCCATCACGGTCAACCTTCCGGATCGGTCCATCCATGGACGTTTTGACGATATCGACGGCTCCGGCCAATTAATTCTCACGGATGAAAATGGCATGCGCCGGCACATAGCCGCCGGCGATGTCTTTTTCGGATGAAACAAGGCATAATTCTCTGATGACTGAGAAAAACGAACTGGTTTTCCTGCCGCTCGGCGGCGTAGGCGAAATCGGCATGAACCTCGCACTTTATGGTTACGGCCCCGCGGCCAACCGCGAATGGATCATGGTCGATTGCGGCGTGACCTTCCCGGGGCCGGACCTTCCGGGTGTGGACCTCGTCCTGCCTGACATCCGCTTCCTTGCCGACAAGCTCAAGAGCCTCAAGGGCATTGTCATCACGCATGCGCATGAGGATCACTACGGCGCCCTGTCCGACCTCTGGCCGGGCCTCAATGTTCCCGTCTATGCCTCGCCCTTCACGGCCGGCATGCTGGAGGCGAAGCGCCAATACGAGCGCAGCCGCAACGAGGTGCCGATCACCATCTTCAAGCAGGGCGACCGCCTTCAGATCGGCCCGTTCGAGGTCGAGGCCGTTGGCGTCAATCACTCGATCCCCGAGCCGATGGCGCTTGTCATCCGCACGCCGCTCGGCAATCTTGTCCACACGGGCGACTGGAAGATCGACCACGCGCCGTCGCTCGGACCTTTGACGGATGGTGACCGGTTCACGGCTGTGGGCGACGAAGGCGTGTTGGCGCTGATGTGCGATTCGACCAACGCGCTGCGCGACGGCGTCTCGCCCTCTGAAGAGGAAGTGTCCGTCAGCCTCGAAAAGGTCATCCGCGCAGCGGAAGGCCGTGTGGCGATCACGACGTTCTCGTCCAATGTCGGCCGTATCCGTTCGATCGCCAAGGCCGCGGCGGGGGCCGGCCGCGAAGTGCTGCTGATGGGCTCGTCCATGAAGCGCGTGGTGCAGGTCGCCCGGGACGTCGGGTTGATGGAAGGCATTCCGCCGTTCATCAGCGAAGACGAGTTTGGCTTCATCCCGCGCGACCGGGTCGTGGTCATCCTCACCGGCAGCCAGGGCGAGCCCCGCGCCGCGCTGGCCAAGATCGCCCGAGACGAGATGCGCAATGTGGCCTTCACCGCCGGCGACACCGTCGTCTTTTCCTCGCGCGCCATCCCCGGCAACGAAAAGGCCATCAACGAGATAAAGAACGGCTTGATCGAACAGGGCATCCTGATCGTTACCGATAGCGATGCGCTCGTGCACGTGTCGGGCCACCCCCGCCGCAACGAATTGAAGCAGATGTACCAGTGGATCCGCCCGAAGCTGCTGGTGCCGGTGCACGGCGAAGCGGCACACCTCGTCGGGCAGATGGAGCTTGCGCTCCAGTCCGGCATCGCGAATGTGCCGCGTGTCCGCAACGGTGACATCCTGCGGCTCGCACCCGGCATGGCGCAGGTCATCGGCGAAGCACCGCACGGCCGCATCTTCAAGGATGGCGGGCTGATCGGCGACTTCCAGGAGATGGGCATCGGCGACCGCCGCAAGCTGTCTTTTGCCGGCCACGTGGCTGTGAATGTCGTGCTCGATGCGCGCTACGACTTCGCCTCCGACCCGATCGTCGTGCCGATCGGTCTGCCCGAGTTCGACGACGAGGGCGAGGACATGAACGATACGCTGTACGACGCGGTCCTCGGCGCAGTCGAGAGCATTCCGCGCGCGCGTCGCAAGGATCTCGCCATGGTGCAGGAAGCGGTTCGTCGCGCCATTCGCGGCACGGCGAACGATGTCTGGGGCAAGAAGCCGGTCGTCACCGTCTTCATTAACCGCATGTCCTAACGCCAAGCTGTTCTGCGTGAATCAGAAAAGGCCTCCGGCGCGGCAGCACCGGAGGCCTTTTCATGTACGTCCGACTTCCGGCGTGGCCCGCCACGGCGTATAAGAGCGGTCAGGTTCTTAACCGGGATGTCGTCATGCCGATCTTTTCCGTCTTCGCCATCTACTTCATCATCTGGTGGATGACGCTCTTCATCGTTCTGCCGATCGGTTTGCGCACGCAGGCAGACGAGAGCGATGTGGTGCCTGGAAGTGTGGAAAGCGCTCCCGCACGGTTTCGCGCATTGCGCATTTTCGGACTAACGACGATCTTGGCTGCCGTGATTCATATCGTCTGGTATGTGCTGTCCGTTCGCTACGGATACGGGATCGACGCGATCCCGCAATTCGCACCGAAGTTCTATTGAGGAAGCAGCCAACGGGCGAGGGCGAGTAACCTTGTGCTGATTGAATGATCTTTTTCGCGTCCAAGCATTTGCCCAATAGTTTGGCAGATACTCGGGCGGATGCAAAGGGGGCGCTTGTGTCGGCATACGGCGGATGATCGCTGCCCATCATTCCCTAAGCAGATGTCGAAAAGCAAAAAAAAACAAGGCTAAAAGCCTTGTTCTTTAAGCAATCGCGTGACCCGTAACCGTTGCCGGTGGCTGCGTATGACCGCGCCTAAGATCTGATCCTCCCAAGACTTTTTCCGCGACGTCGACAAGAATTTAATCTTCCTGCCTGTTTTGTGGGCTGAAACTAACTCAAATCCCGCCGAGTGTCATCTGATTTTTTTGCATTTATGCTACAGTCCAGCAAAAAATATTCATTGACATGAAGAGGTCATTTGCCGTTACTCGCGCTCCCTTTTCCTGCTTCGATCTGTCGCAGAAAGCGGGCAGGTTGCCTATGCCGCAGGCTCTGCGCGCCACTCGGCCCCACACGGGTTTTCATCCCGCCGCGAAGCGTTTAAGACCTGCAGCGTGGGTGTTGCGGGATTCGAAGATCGGATCGCATCGTCCGCTGTTCGTCCATACGGCCCCGCACAAGGCACAGGTCGTAAGCAAACCTCATTTCGCCCGAATCCGTGCTTAGACGGAAGGCGCCACTCCGGAACCTGTTCATGCGTCTGTCCCGCTATTTCATGCCGATCCTGAAGGAAAACCCCAAGGAAGCGGAGATCGTCTCGCATCGCCTGATGCTGCGCGCCGGCATGATCCGCCAGCAGAGCCAAGGCATCTATTCCTGGCTGCCGCTCGGTAAGCGCGTGCTCGACAAGGTCAATGGCATCATCCGCCAGGAGCAGAACCGCGCCGGCGCCATCGAGCTCTCCATGCCGACGCTCCAGTCGGCAGAACTCTGGCAGGAAAGCGGGCGCTACGACGATTATGGCAAGGAAATGCTGCGCATCAAGGACCGGCAGGAGCGCCCCATGCTCTACGGCCCGACCAACGAGGAGATGATCACCGACATCTTCCGCTCGTCGGTCAAGTCCTACAAGAACCTGCCGCTGAACCTCTATCACATCCAGCTGAAGTTCCGCGACGAGATCCGTCCGCGCTTCGGCACCATGCGCTCGCGCGAGTTCCTGATGAAGGACGCCTACTCCTTCGACCTCACCAAGGAAGGTGCCGAGCATTCCTATCGCAAGATGTTCACCGCCTACCTGCGCACCTTTTCGCGGCTCGGCCTGCGCGCCATCCCGATGCGGGCGGATACCGGCCCGATCGGCGGCGATCTCAGCCATGAGTTCATCATTCTTGCCGATACCGGCGAGTCCGAGGTGTACAGCCACCGCGATTTCGTGAACTTCGATATCCCGGCGGAAACGACGGACTTCGATGACGTCTCTGCTCTGCAGGCTGTCTTCGACCAGTGGACTTCCGTCTATGCCGCAACGTCGGAAATGCACGACGAGGCAGCCTTCGATGCCATTCCCGAAAGCGAGCGCCTTTCGGCCCGCGGCATCGAGGTCGGCCACATCTTCTACTTCGGTACGAAATACTCCGAGCCCATGGGCGCCAAGGTTCAAGGCCCCGATGGCAAGGAACATCTGGTCCATATGGGCTCCTACGGCATCGGGCCGACGCGCCTTGTGCCGGCGATCATCGAGGCGTCGCATGACGAGAATGGCATCATCTGGCCGGCCTCCGTCGCGCCGTTCGATGCCATTATCATCAACATGAAGGCTGGCGATGCAGCCTGCGATGCTGCCTGCGAGACGATCTACGCGGCCCTTGCCAAGGCCGGCATCGACACGCTTTACGACGACACCGACGACCGGGCGGGCACCAAGTTCGCGACGGCCGATCTCATCGGCGTGCCCACGCAGATCATCGCGGGACCCCGCGCGGTTGCGGCTGGCGAGGTCGAGCTGAAGGACCGCAAGACCGGTGCGCGCGAGACCATGACCATCGAAGCTGCGATCAACAAGCTGACCGCTGCGAAATAAGGACAAGGCATGAGCGCCCCTTCCACGGACCCGAGACCGGCAAAGGCATCGGCAACGCCGCCCAAGGCTGGACTGAAGACAGCCTCGAAGGGCGCGCCGCCGAGGGAAACGCCGTCCGGTGACAAACCGTCGAAGGCTGCATCCAGCCGTCCGTTCTCGACCTTCGAGCGGCTGGTCGCCTGGCGCTATCTGCGCTCGCGCCGCAAGGAAGCGTTCATCTCCGTCATCGCCGGCTTCTCCTTCATCGGTATCATGCTCGGCGTGGCCACGCTCATCATCGTCATGGCTGTCATGAACGGGTTTCGCACGGAGCTCATCTCCCGCATTCTCGGTATCAACGGCCACATGATCGTGCAGCCGCTGGATGGCCCGCTGGACAATTACGCGGATCTGGCCACGCGCTTTTCCGGCATCAAGGGCGTCACCATGGCGATCCCGATGATCGAGGGGCAGACGCTGGCCTCCGGCCCCGGCGGGGCAGGGACGGGCGCACTCGTGCGCGGCGTACGCGCCGACGATCTCGTGAAGATGAAGTCGATCTCCGATCATCTGAAATCGGGTGACCTCACCGGCTATGCGACGGGCGGCGGCGTCGCCATCGGCTCTCGCATGGCCGATCAGCTTGGTCTCCAGGCTGGCAGTACCATCACGCTGGTGGCGCCTGAAGGCGATGTGACGCCCATGGGCGTCAATCCGCGCGTGAAGTCCTATACCGTCTCCGCGATCTTCGAGATCGGCATGTCGGAATATGACGCGTCGATCATCTTCATGCCGCTGGAGGAGGCGCAGCTCTACTTCAATGCAGAGGGAATCGCGCAATCCATCGAGCTTTTCGTGGAGAAGCCGGACCTCGTCGACAGCCTGCGCCAGCCGGTGGAAGACGCGGCCCAGAGGCAGGTGCTGATCAGCGACTGGCGTGACCGGAACAAGACCTTTTTCTCAGCCTTGCAGGTCGAGCGCAACGTCATGTTCATGATCCTGACCCTGATCGTTCTGGTCGCCGCACTCAACATCGTGTCGGGCCTGATCATGCTGGTGAAGGACAAAGGCAGCGACATCGCCATCCTGCGGACCATGGGGGCGTCCTCGGGCGCGGTCATGCGCATCTTCTTCATGACGGGCGCGGCCATCGGCATCGTCGGAACGCTGGCGGGTGTGGCGCTCGGCGTCGTCGTGTGCCTGAATATCGAATCCATCCGGCAGTTCTTCTCATGGATCTCCGGCACGACGATCTTCAATCCGGAACTCTACTTCCTCAGTCAGCTGCCCGCCGATATGAACCTCGGCGAGACCGTCGCGGTCGTCGGCATGGCCATCGGACTGTCGTTCCTGGCAACCATCTTCCCCGCTTGGCGGGCCTCGCGACTGGATCCGGTCCAGGCGCTGCGTTACGAGTGACAGGAACGATATGATGGCCCCTCGCGTGGCACTAGAGCTTTCCGGCGTCGAGCGCCATTACAGCCAGGGCGAACAGGCGCTCTCGATCCTGAAGGGCGCCGACTTTCGCCTTCTCGGCGGGCAGACCGTCGCGCTCGTCGCGCCATCGGGCACCGGCAAATCGACGCTGCTGCATCTGGCCGGCCTGCTGGAGCGGCCCGATGCCGGTGAGGTCTCGATCAATGGTCGCGCATGCGGTTCGCTCGGCGATACCGAGCGAACCGCCATCCGCCGTAACGAGATCGGCTTCGTCTACCAGTTCCACCATCTGCTGCCGGAATTCACGGCCGTCGAAAACATCATGATGCCGCAGCTGATCGCCGGCCTCTCCAAGAAGGAAGCGCGCGAACGCGCCTCGGCTCTGCTCGACTACATGCGCATCGGCCACCGTGCCGACCATCGGCCGTCGGAGCTCTCGGGCGGCGAGCAGCAGCGCGTGGCGA
It encodes:
- a CDS encoding NADH-quinone oxidoreductase subunit M produces the protein MTDWPILSAVTFLPLVGVVLLLLMRDDSAAGRRNVLNISLATTVVTFLLSLFIWAGFDNANPGFQMVERHAWLGTGISYHLGVDGISMLFVILTTFLMPFCVLASWHSVEKRIKSYMIAFLLLQVVMTGVFVSLDIVLFYVFFEATLIPMFVIIGVWGGKERVYASYKFFLYTLFGSVLMMLAIMAMYWQTGTTDMVELLKAGFPAGMQTWLWLACFAAFAVKMPMWPVHTWLPDAHVQAPTAGSVILAGVMLKLGGYGMVRISLGMFPLASDQFAPLVFTLSVVAIIYTSLVAMMQQDIKKLIAYSSVAHMGYVTMGIFAANVQGVQGAIFQMLSHGIVSSALFLCVGVVYDRLHTREISAYGGLVNNMPKYAVIFMIFTMANVGLPGTSGFVGEITTLLGAFQANTWVAFFATTGVILSACYALWLYRRVMFGALEKEKLKALLDLSPREKVILYPLAVLTIFFGVYPAPVFDATAASVDVLVNNYTTAVQAAQSLALSAN
- a CDS encoding DUF1467 family protein encodes the protein MPIFSVFAIYFIIWWMTLFIVLPIGLRTQADESDVVPGSVESAPARFRALRIFGLTTILAAVIHIVWYVLSVRYGYGIDAIPQFAPKFY
- the proS gene encoding proline--tRNA ligase, producing the protein MRLSRYFMPILKENPKEAEIVSHRLMLRAGMIRQQSQGIYSWLPLGKRVLDKVNGIIRQEQNRAGAIELSMPTLQSAELWQESGRYDDYGKEMLRIKDRQERPMLYGPTNEEMITDIFRSSVKSYKNLPLNLYHIQLKFRDEIRPRFGTMRSREFLMKDAYSFDLTKEGAEHSYRKMFTAYLRTFSRLGLRAIPMRADTGPIGGDLSHEFIILADTGESEVYSHRDFVNFDIPAETTDFDDVSALQAVFDQWTSVYAATSEMHDEAAFDAIPESERLSARGIEVGHIFYFGTKYSEPMGAKVQGPDGKEHLVHMGSYGIGPTRLVPAIIEASHDENGIIWPASVAPFDAIIINMKAGDAACDAACETIYAALAKAGIDTLYDDTDDRAGTKFATADLIGVPTQIIAGPRAVAAGEVELKDRKTGARETMTIEAAINKLTAAK
- a CDS encoding ribonuclease J produces the protein MTEKNELVFLPLGGVGEIGMNLALYGYGPAANREWIMVDCGVTFPGPDLPGVDLVLPDIRFLADKLKSLKGIVITHAHEDHYGALSDLWPGLNVPVYASPFTAGMLEAKRQYERSRNEVPITIFKQGDRLQIGPFEVEAVGVNHSIPEPMALVIRTPLGNLVHTGDWKIDHAPSLGPLTDGDRFTAVGDEGVLALMCDSTNALRDGVSPSEEEVSVSLEKVIRAAEGRVAITTFSSNVGRIRSIAKAAAGAGREVLLMGSSMKRVVQVARDVGLMEGIPPFISEDEFGFIPRDRVVVILTGSQGEPRAALAKIARDEMRNVAFTAGDTVVFSSRAIPGNEKAINEIKNGLIEQGILIVTDSDALVHVSGHPRRNELKQMYQWIRPKLLVPVHGEAAHLVGQMELALQSGIANVPRVRNGDILRLAPGMAQVIGEAPHGRIFKDGGLIGDFQEMGIGDRRKLSFAGHVAVNVVLDARYDFASDPIVVPIGLPEFDDEGEDMNDTLYDAVLGAVESIPRARRKDLAMVQEAVRRAIRGTANDVWGKKPVVTVFINRMS
- a CDS encoding biotin--[acetyl-CoA-carboxylase] ligase, which codes for MSVDDFRHVALNEVGSTNTECLARARAGDPGNLWITAGRQTDGRGRRGRAWSSEPGNLYSSLLLIDPAPLEMIQSLPLAVAVAVRNAMQAVLPAGARAAEIKWPNDILIGGQKTCGILLEGERLTDGRYALVIGCGINVVSAPDHGLYPLTYLRSEGSSASPQELFAHLFMTMAETLGIWNGGLGIGDIIARWRQHAVGIGRPITVNLPDRSIHGRFDDIDGSGQLILTDENGMRRHIAAGDVFFG
- a CDS encoding ABC transporter ATP-binding protein, coding for MAPRVALELSGVERHYSQGEQALSILKGADFRLLGGQTVALVAPSGTGKSTLLHLAGLLERPDAGEVSINGRACGSLGDTERTAIRRNEIGFVYQFHHLLPEFTAVENIMMPQLIAGLSKKEARERASALLDYMRIGHRADHRPSELSGGEQQRVAIARAVANAPFVLLADEPTGNLDPETAGYVFEALKALVKQSGLAAMIATHNYDLASKMDRRITLQDGKVVELD
- the nuoN gene encoding NADH-quinone oxidoreductase subunit NuoN — its product is MNADILIASLHLSLPEVTLAIGALALLMIGVFTGERSSGLVTWLAIALLVVAGVLLANTGDGVAYNGAFVADPFARFMKMLTLFASIVALFLSAGQAKIFGLDRFEYPVLVVLATLGMLLMISANDMMSLYMALELQSLAAYVVAAMNRDDLRSTEAGLKYFVLGALSSGMLLYGMSLVYGFTGHTGFVEIATALTADGRSLGLVFGLVFVLAGVAFKISAVPFHMWTPDVYEGAPTPVTAFFAGAPKIAAIAMLVRVVITAFEPIQLDWQQIIVFISIASMVLGSFAAIGQKNLKRLMAYSSIGHMGYALVGLSAGSMAGVRGVVLYMLIYMVMTLGTFACILAMRRKEGHHVEQVDDLAGLSQTNPFMAVVLTILMFSLAGIPPLAGFFAKYFVFMAAIEAKLYALAVIGVLASVVGAYYYLRVIKLMWFDEPAGEFARPSGSLKLVYGLSGLFIVGYVIVGGPIGAAAEAAARTFF
- a CDS encoding lipoprotein-releasing ABC transporter permease subunit; protein product: MSAPSTDPRPAKASATPPKAGLKTASKGAPPRETPSGDKPSKAASSRPFSTFERLVAWRYLRSRRKEAFISVIAGFSFIGIMLGVATLIIVMAVMNGFRTELISRILGINGHMIVQPLDGPLDNYADLATRFSGIKGVTMAIPMIEGQTLASGPGGAGTGALVRGVRADDLVKMKSISDHLKSGDLTGYATGGGVAIGSRMADQLGLQAGSTITLVAPEGDVTPMGVNPRVKSYTVSAIFEIGMSEYDASIIFMPLEEAQLYFNAEGIAQSIELFVEKPDLVDSLRQPVEDAAQRQVLISDWRDRNKTFFSALQVERNVMFMILTLIVLVAALNIVSGLIMLVKDKGSDIAILRTMGASSGAVMRIFFMTGAAIGIVGTLAGVALGVVVCLNIESIRQFFSWISGTTIFNPELYFLSQLPADMNLGETVAVVGMAIGLSFLATIFPAWRASRLDPVQALRYE